In Bufo gargarizans isolate SCDJY-AF-19 chromosome 5, ASM1485885v1, whole genome shotgun sequence, the following are encoded in one genomic region:
- the LOC122937820 gene encoding gastrula zinc finger protein XlCGF71.1-like translates to MQNANHRSGAGSQRAQKGKKSYSCSECDKCFTHKSFLDIHQRNHTGEKPYSCSECGKCFTGKSHLARHQKIHTGEKPYSCSECGKCFTEKSNLERHQIVHTGEKSYSCSECGKCFTQKLSLEIHQRQHTGEKPYPCPECSKCFTRKSSLDIHQIHHTGEKPYSCSECGKCFTQKSILNSHQRHHTGEKPYSCSECGKRFAMKSILLNHQIHHTGEKLFSCPECGKCFARKNHLAEHLKIHTGERPFSCPECGKCFTQKSLLVKHLKSHTEKK, encoded by the coding sequence ATGCAGAATGCAAACCACAGAAGTGGTGCTGGATCCCAAAGAGCTCAGAAAGGGAAGAAGtcttattcatgttcagaatgtgacaaATGTTTTACTCATAAATCATTTCTTGATATCCATCAAAGAAATCACACAGgcgagaagccgtattcatgttcagaatgtggcaaatgttttactgGGAAATCACATCTTGCGaggcatcagaaaattcacacaggggagaagccgtattcatgttcagaatgtggcaaatgttttactgAAAAATCAAATCTTGAGAGGCATCAGAtagttcacacaggggagaagtcttattcatgttcagaatgtggcaaatgttttactcagaaatTAAGTCTTGAAATCCATCAAAGAcaacacacaggggagaagccgtatCCATGTCCAGAATGTAGCAAATGTTTTACTCGGAAATCAAGTCTTGATATCCATCAAAtacatcacacaggggagaagccgtattcatgttcagaatgtggcaaatgttttactcagaaatcaaTTCTTAACAGCCATCAAAgacatcacacaggggagaagccatattcatgttcagaatgtggtaaacgTTTTGCTATGAAATCAATTCTTCTTAACCATCAGAtacatcacacaggggagaagctgttttcatgtccagaatgtggaaaatgttttgctAGGAAAAATCATCTTGCTGAGCATTtaaaaattcacacaggggagaggccATTTTCCTgcccagaatgtggaaaatgttttacacagaaatcattaCTTGTTAAGCATCTGAAATCTCACACAGAGAAGAAGTGA